One region of Flavobacterium sp. KACC 22763 genomic DNA includes:
- a CDS encoding ExbD/TolR family protein, translating into MAKIKMKKKSTSTDMTAMCDVAFLLLTFFILTATAKVPEALPVDMPASVAISKLPDTDLAIITVGKGKVFFDIKGREVRKRTLEGMGAKYGIEFSEEDKTKFALMDDFGVPITGLKQIIDMKAADRTKANQPGIPLDSLDNQLKEWLLISRRATIDLDDKELQIAIKGDAKEEYPRIKKIMDILQDQKINSFNLVTGKRGRDF; encoded by the coding sequence ATGGCTAAAATAAAAATGAAAAAAAAGTCTACATCGACAGATATGACTGCGATGTGTGATGTAGCGTTCCTTTTGCTAACGTTCTTTATTTTGACCGCTACTGCTAAAGTGCCTGAGGCATTGCCTGTGGATATGCCTGCTTCTGTTGCGATAAGTAAACTGCCAGATACTGATTTGGCTATTATTACAGTAGGAAAAGGGAAAGTATTTTTTGACATCAAAGGAAGAGAAGTCCGTAAAAGAACTCTTGAAGGAATGGGTGCAAAATATGGTATTGAATTTTCAGAAGAAGATAAAACCAAATTTGCTCTTATGGATGATTTTGGTGTGCCAATTACAGGTTTAAAGCAAATCATTGATATGAAAGCGGCGGACAGAACCAAAGCAAACCAACCTGGAATTCCTTTGGATTCATTAGATAATCAATTAAAAGAATGGCTTCTAATTTCTAGAAGAGCTACAATTGATTTGGATGACAAAGAATTGCAGATTGCGATTAAAGGAGATGCTAAAGAAGAATATCCAAGAATTAAAAAAATTATGGATATTTTGCAAGATCAGAAAATCAATTCCTTTAACTTAGTTACAGGTAAGAGAGGAAGAGACTTTTAA
- a CDS encoding MotA/TolQ/ExbB proton channel family protein has product MANVKVKKESTSNGGGMITGIIIVACILVGVFIWKVIMGDSANFEGGNPETGHPINTLGQVYKGGFIVPVLLGMFLMVVVFSIERFIVIGKAAGKTNLDKFMKSVQGSIKEGNIEAAIASCDKQQGSVANAIKSALVKYQDVKKEGFNSEEASEVIHKEIEEATSLEMPMLEKNMTIISTLVSLGTLGGLLGTVSGMIKAFGALASAGTPDQAALATGISEALINTATGISTSILAIVSYNFFTAKIDDLTYSIDEAGTTIVNTYRKFRGSLRQ; this is encoded by the coding sequence ATGGCAAACGTTAAAGTTAAAAAAGAAAGCACTTCAAATGGCGGAGGAATGATCACAGGAATCATTATTGTAGCGTGTATCTTAGTAGGGGTGTTTATTTGGAAAGTAATCATGGGGGATTCTGCGAACTTCGAAGGAGGTAATCCAGAAACAGGACATCCAATCAATACATTAGGACAAGTATATAAAGGAGGTTTCATCGTACCAGTATTATTAGGTATGTTTTTAATGGTTGTTGTTTTTTCTATTGAAAGATTTATTGTTATCGGTAAAGCTGCAGGAAAAACTAACCTTGACAAATTCATGAAAAGCGTTCAAGGTAGTATTAAAGAAGGAAACATCGAAGCTGCTATCGCTTCATGTGACAAACAACAAGGTTCAGTTGCAAACGCAATTAAATCTGCTTTGGTAAAATACCAAGATGTTAAAAAAGAAGGATTCAACAGCGAAGAAGCTTCAGAAGTAATCCACAAAGAAATCGAAGAGGCAACTTCATTAGAAATGCCAATGTTAGAGAAAAACATGACTATTATCTCTACTTTAGTATCTTTAGGTACATTAGGAGGATTATTAGGAACTGTATCTGGTATGATTAAAGCGTTTGGTGCGTTAGCTTCTGCTGGTACTCCTGACCAAGCTGCTCTTGCAACAGGTATCTCTGAGGCACTTATCAACACTGCTACAGGTATCTCTACTTCTATCTTAGCAATTGTTTCTTACAACTTCTTTACTGCTAAAATTGACGATTTAACTTACTCTATCGATGAGGCTGGTACTACTATCGTTAATACTTACAGAAAATTCAGAGGAAGTTTAAGACAATAA
- a CDS encoding helicase HerA-like domain-containing protein, with amino-acid sequence MNKKENFISDITTGYSSKGDSIILGGAMLDGEPIAEAHVKIPLKTLNRHGLIAGATGTGKTKTIQVFSEQLSSAGIPVLMMDIKGDFSGIAKEGKEEGFITERHAKINIPYNVSAFPVELMSLSKQNGVRLRATVSEFGPVLFSRILDLNDTQAGVVAVIFKYCDDNKMPLLDLKDIKKVINYITEEGKDEIAASYGKISTATTGTILRKIIELEQQGGDLFFGELSFETDDLMRIDENGKGYVNIIRLTDIQDKPKLFSTFMLSLLAEIYQKMPEKGDADQPELVIFIDEAHLIFNEASKALLEQIETIVKLIRSKGVGLYFVTQNPMDVPSGVLAQLGLKIQHALRAFTANDRQAIKKTADNYPTSPYYKTDELLTSLGIGEALVTALNEKGIPTPLVATMMRAPMSRMDVLSPSEIDEINGKSKLVKKYAEEIDRESAFEILNKKLTEAAEVAAQQEEQAPAKSSKAGPSTTEVVTKSVLKVVTSATFIRGVFGVLTKIFKK; translated from the coding sequence ATGAATAAAAAAGAGAATTTTATTTCAGATATAACTACAGGGTATTCTTCGAAGGGAGACAGTATTATACTTGGAGGGGCAATGCTTGACGGTGAGCCAATTGCAGAAGCCCATGTGAAAATTCCGCTAAAAACTTTAAACCGACACGGATTAATTGCTGGTGCAACTGGAACAGGAAAAACCAAAACAATTCAGGTTTTTTCTGAACAGCTTTCTAGTGCAGGAATTCCTGTATTAATGATGGATATTAAAGGGGATTTTAGCGGTATAGCCAAAGAAGGTAAAGAAGAAGGTTTTATTACAGAACGTCATGCTAAAATTAATATACCTTATAATGTATCCGCATTTCCTGTTGAGTTGATGTCTTTATCTAAACAAAATGGTGTTCGTCTGCGTGCTACTGTTTCTGAGTTTGGCCCTGTCCTATTTTCACGAATTTTAGATCTAAATGATACTCAAGCTGGAGTTGTAGCAGTTATCTTCAAATATTGCGATGATAACAAAATGCCTCTACTTGATTTAAAAGACATTAAAAAAGTAATCAATTATATTACTGAAGAAGGTAAAGATGAAATTGCGGCTAGTTATGGCAAAATCTCAACTGCCACGACAGGAACCATTCTTAGAAAAATAATAGAATTGGAACAGCAAGGCGGCGATTTATTTTTTGGCGAACTGTCTTTTGAAACTGATGATTTAATGCGAATTGATGAAAATGGCAAAGGTTACGTTAACATTATCCGCTTGACGGATATTCAAGATAAACCAAAATTATTCTCGACTTTTATGTTGAGCCTTTTGGCCGAAATTTATCAGAAGATGCCAGAAAAAGGAGATGCAGATCAGCCTGAATTGGTTATTTTTATTGACGAGGCGCATTTAATTTTTAATGAAGCTAGCAAAGCATTATTAGAACAGATTGAAACGATTGTAAAATTAATTCGTTCTAAAGGTGTTGGTCTGTATTTTGTTACACAAAACCCAATGGATGTTCCGAGTGGTGTTTTAGCTCAGTTAGGATTAAAAATTCAGCATGCGCTTAGAGCTTTTACAGCAAATGACCGTCAGGCGATTAAGAAAACAGCCGACAACTACCCTACTTCTCCTTATTATAAGACTGATGAACTGTTGACGAGTCTAGGAATTGGGGAAGCTTTGGTGACAGCGCTTAACGAAAAAGGTATTCCGACTCCGCTTGTGGCGACTATGATGCGTGCGCCAATGAGTCGAATGGATGTTTTGTCTCCATCTGAAATTGATGAAATAAACGGTAAATCGAAACTAGTTAAAAAATATGCTGAAGAAATTGATCGCGAAAGTGCTTTTGAAATTTTGAACAAAAAACTGACGGAAGCAGCAGAGGTCGCAGCACAACAAGAAGAGCAGGCTCCTGCCAAATCATCAAAAGCTGGGCCAAGCACTACAGAAGTTGTTACAAAATCTGTTTTGAAAGTGGTAACAAGCGCTACTTTTATACGAGGCGTTTTTGGTGTTTTAACTAAAATATTTAAGAAATAA
- a CDS encoding FAD-dependent oxidoreductase, translating into MQTSLKIAVVGSGLVGSLLAIYLKKAGHTVHVYDRSPDIRKINFSGRSINLAMSNRGWKALDAVGVGDSVREIAIPMDKRAIHLVDKLNFQNYGQEGESIYSISRGKLNRKMIDLAEEAGAEFHFEQKVWDVTLNDATLHIGESERGEWEERKFDMVFGADGAFSRIRHRMQRQSMFNYSQEFLNMGYKELNIPANPDGTHKLDKNSFHIWPRGEYMLIALPNLDGSFTCTLFMPFEGENSFESLTDRKMVEDFFEKNFPDSIDVIPELANDFFKNPTSTLVTMKCFPWTYENKIALIGDACHAIVPFYGQGMNAGFEDITVLSEMIEKYQDDWKKIFSEYQISRKPNADAIAELSYRNFLEMSTKTADEKFLLQKKIEKVFSDKHPDKWIPLYSRVTFSDRPYAEALAIGDYQNGIMEEVLRMENIENIWDGPEVENKILELLENR; encoded by the coding sequence ATGCAAACATCATTAAAAATTGCTGTAGTTGGTTCTGGACTTGTAGGGTCGCTTCTGGCAATTTATCTTAAAAAAGCTGGTCATACTGTTCATGTTTATGATCGTAGCCCAGATATCCGAAAAATAAATTTTTCTGGCCGTTCTATTAATCTAGCAATGTCCAACCGTGGCTGGAAGGCTTTGGATGCAGTTGGTGTTGGAGATTCGGTTCGGGAAATTGCAATTCCGATGGATAAACGTGCCATTCACTTGGTAGACAAATTAAATTTTCAGAATTACGGTCAAGAAGGCGAATCTATATATTCTATCTCAAGAGGAAAACTAAACAGAAAGATGATCGATCTTGCTGAAGAAGCTGGAGCCGAATTTCACTTTGAACAGAAAGTTTGGGATGTTACCTTGAACGATGCTACGCTTCATATTGGTGAAAGCGAAAGAGGCGAGTGGGAAGAAAGAAAGTTTGATATGGTTTTTGGTGCCGATGGAGCTTTCTCTAGAATTCGTCACAGAATGCAGCGTCAGAGTATGTTCAATTATTCGCAGGAATTTTTGAATATGGGATATAAAGAATTGAACATTCCGGCAAATCCAGACGGAACTCATAAATTAGATAAAAACTCATTTCATATTTGGCCAAGAGGCGAGTATATGTTAATTGCGCTTCCTAATCTTGATGGAAGTTTTACTTGTACATTATTCATGCCTTTTGAAGGAGAAAATTCTTTTGAATCATTGACAGATCGTAAAATGGTCGAAGATTTCTTCGAGAAAAATTTCCCAGATTCTATTGATGTAATTCCAGAATTAGCAAATGATTTCTTTAAAAATCCAACGAGTACTTTGGTAACCATGAAATGTTTTCCTTGGACTTACGAAAATAAAATTGCCTTGATTGGAGATGCTTGTCACGCCATAGTTCCATTTTACGGACAAGGTATGAATGCTGGTTTTGAAGATATCACTGTTTTGAGCGAAATGATTGAAAAGTACCAAGACGATTGGAAGAAGATATTTTCAGAATATCAAATCTCTAGAAAACCGAATGCAGATGCGATTGCAGAGCTTTCGTATCGAAATTTCTTGGAAATGAGTACCAAGACAGCAGATGAAAAATTCTTGTTGCAAAAGAAAATAGAAAAAGTCTTTTCAGACAAACATCCAGACAAATGGATTCCGCTTTATAGTCGTGTTACTTTTAGTGACCGCCCGTATGCCGAAGCTTTAGCAATCGGAGATTATCAAAATGGAATTATGGAAGAAGTACTTCGAATGGAAAATATCGAAAACATCTGGGATGGTCCAGAAGTAGAAAACAAGATTCTGGAGTTATTAGAAAATAGATAA
- a CDS encoding GNAT family N-acetyltransferase gives MNSEILQSDIILENEKVLLLPFESKRNIELKEIIFDEEIWKYMGMYVRNDQDFENYIKNTLHQKANGICYPFLIIDKATDKVAGSTRYGYLNHASQKCEIGWTWYGKEFQGTGLNKACKYELLDFGFEQIQFRRIQFSADLENLRSQKAIEKLGAVKEGIFRNNYVDSDGNSKDDVYFSIILEEWKNTKRDYFAEFV, from the coding sequence ATGAACAGCGAAATTTTACAATCGGACATTATCTTAGAAAATGAAAAAGTTCTTTTACTCCCTTTTGAAAGCAAAAGAAATATAGAACTAAAAGAAATCATTTTTGATGAGGAAATTTGGAAATATATGGGAATGTATGTTCGAAACGATCAAGACTTTGAAAACTATATTAAAAACACATTACACCAAAAAGCAAATGGAATTTGTTATCCTTTCCTTATTATAGATAAAGCGACAGACAAAGTTGCAGGAAGCACTCGTTACGGTTATTTAAATCACGCTAGCCAAAAATGTGAAATTGGCTGGACTTGGTACGGAAAAGAATTTCAGGGAACTGGCTTAAATAAAGCGTGCAAATATGAGCTATTGGATTTTGGTTTCGAACAAATTCAATTTAGAAGAATACAATTCAGTGCAGATCTTGAAAATTTAAGATCTCAGAAAGCTATTGAAAAACTGGGCGCTGTAAAAGAAGGCATTTTTAGAAATAATTATGTAGATTCTGACGGAAACAGTAAGGATGATGTTTATTTCAGTATTATTTTGGAGGAATGGAAAAATACTAAACGAGATTATTTTGCAGAGTTTGTCTAA
- a CDS encoding helix-turn-helix transcriptional regulator, which produces MQLYSEHYVTQKSERFVNKIWCLDNSIGESLIENKLVLPNGCFNLAFVTGNAIEVHTSKAKYEMNAGVYFCSQMTNKVLVNIHPKTKVIIVQLHTWTLSLFPKYDLSDFTDSIIKINLEELPFKIKIVSDIEIILNTINAYFEALSDLNSEKTIIEKICEIIKNKEEVSVSEISEALKSSQRSLQIKFKTATGLTIKKYIQILKFRKSVDQMVNSDLEKLKLTDIALYNKYFDQSHFIKKFKDVTKTTPKTFDPDSYFLSHKR; this is translated from the coding sequence ATGCAACTATACTCAGAACATTACGTGACCCAAAAATCTGAAAGATTCGTCAATAAAATTTGGTGTTTGGACAACAGCATTGGCGAAAGCCTGATCGAAAACAAACTCGTTCTCCCAAACGGTTGTTTTAATCTCGCTTTTGTAACTGGAAATGCTATCGAAGTTCATACAAGTAAAGCCAAGTATGAAATGAACGCAGGTGTTTACTTCTGTTCGCAGATGACTAATAAAGTTTTAGTCAACATCCATCCAAAAACTAAAGTTATAATTGTTCAGCTTCACACTTGGACACTTTCCTTGTTTCCTAAGTATGATTTAAGCGATTTTACAGATTCTATTATCAAAATTAATCTTGAAGAATTGCCTTTTAAAATTAAGATTGTTTCTGATATTGAAATTATTTTAAATACAATCAACGCTTATTTTGAAGCATTATCTGATCTAAATTCGGAGAAAACCATAATTGAAAAAATCTGCGAAATCATTAAAAATAAAGAAGAAGTATCTGTTTCAGAAATTAGTGAAGCTTTAAAATCTTCTCAACGTTCACTTCAAATTAAATTTAAAACCGCAACTGGTCTTACGATCAAAAAATACATTCAGATTTTGAAGTTCAGAAAATCGGTAGATCAAATGGTGAATTCTGACTTAGAAAAGCTAAAACTGACTGATATTGCACTTTACAACAAATATTTTGATCAGTCTCATTTTATCAAAAAGTTTAAAGATGTGACTAAAACCACTCCGAAAACATTCGACCCCGATTCGTATTTTCTTTCTCATAAAAGATAA
- a CDS encoding class A beta-lactamase-related serine hydrolase: MKINQSYFRLKFLLIGISFIQIQFGFSQEAKSSALYKTIMAKDSLLFDIGFNTCDVKQFENLYTEDFEFYHDKDSISDKARFLKTFQSGICSPTRKYNYRRELINGSTEIYPLYKNGVLYGAIQMGTHRFYESSAGNAEQAGSFAKFTHLWLLKNKEWKLARSLSYNHQMTSSTAGISNLFDNDQETEKWLKENNIPALGIGIITDGKLKQVKVFGELKKGVSAPYNTIWNVASLTKPITAITVLKLVSAGKWDLDEPLYKYWIDPDIAKDPNLKLLTTRIVLSHQTGFPNWRSFNESKKLDFKFKPGTQYQYSGEGFEYLRKALEKKFHKTLDQLASEFVFEPLKMTDSQLIWNDKIDLSRYAVNYDKNGNPYELTKNKTANAADDLLTTIEDYGKFLSSVMNSEGLSKKVAEDMISHQVQTKKNKYFGLGFEIYDLGNKNYALSHGGADQGVQTIFILLPKTKQGLVIFTNVDDGYKVYENIVVHYLGENGQKIVDIETK; encoded by the coding sequence ATGAAAATCAATCAATCGTATTTTCGATTAAAATTTCTTTTAATTGGAATTTCATTCATCCAAATTCAATTTGGATTTTCTCAAGAAGCTAAAAGTTCGGCTTTATATAAAACCATTATGGCAAAAGACAGTCTTCTTTTCGACATTGGTTTTAATACCTGCGATGTAAAACAATTTGAAAATCTTTACACGGAAGATTTCGAATTTTATCACGACAAAGACAGCATTTCTGACAAAGCACGATTTCTAAAAACATTTCAAAGCGGAATCTGTTCTCCAACAAGAAAATATAATTATCGCAGAGAATTAATAAACGGAAGCACAGAAATTTATCCTTTGTATAAAAATGGTGTTTTATATGGCGCGATACAAATGGGAACACATCGTTTTTACGAAAGCTCTGCCGGAAATGCAGAACAAGCTGGAAGTTTTGCCAAATTTACTCATCTATGGCTTTTAAAAAATAAAGAATGGAAACTAGCAAGATCATTGAGTTATAATCATCAAATGACAAGTTCTACTGCTGGCATATCAAATCTTTTTGATAATGATCAAGAAACCGAAAAATGGCTTAAAGAGAATAATATTCCCGCTTTAGGAATTGGAATTATTACTGACGGAAAACTAAAACAGGTAAAAGTTTTTGGTGAACTTAAAAAAGGTGTTTCAGCACCTTATAATACTATCTGGAATGTAGCTTCGCTGACAAAACCTATAACTGCCATAACGGTTTTGAAATTGGTAAGCGCAGGAAAATGGGATTTGGACGAACCGCTTTACAAATATTGGATCGATCCAGATATTGCAAAAGATCCAAATTTAAAATTACTAACCACGAGAATTGTTTTGAGTCATCAAACAGGTTTTCCAAATTGGAGATCTTTTAACGAATCTAAAAAATTAGATTTCAAATTTAAACCTGGAACACAATACCAATATTCGGGTGAAGGATTTGAATATCTGCGAAAAGCGCTGGAGAAAAAATTCCACAAAACATTAGATCAATTGGCTTCAGAATTCGTTTTTGAACCTTTAAAAATGACCGATTCTCAATTAATTTGGAATGATAAAATAGATCTTTCGAGATATGCTGTCAATTATGACAAAAACGGCAATCCTTATGAACTGACAAAAAATAAAACTGCAAATGCTGCCGACGATTTATTGACCACGATTGAAGATTATGGCAAATTTTTATCGAGCGTAATGAACAGCGAAGGATTAAGCAAGAAGGTTGCTGAAGATATGATTTCGCATCAAGTTCAGACCAAGAAGAATAAATATTTTGGTCTAGGTTTCGAAATTTACGACTTAGGAAATAAAAACTACGCTCTTTCGCATGGCGGTGCAGATCAAGGTGTTCAGACTATTTTTATTTTGCTTCCCAAAACAAAACAAGGTTTAGTCATTTTTACCAATGTTGATGACGGCTATAAAGTTTATGAAAATATTGTTGTGCACTATCTCGGAGAAAACGGCCAAAAAATAGTTGATATTGAAACGAAATAA
- a CDS encoding serine hydrolase, translating to MKKSIKLVALFVAFQFSSFSTFAQDKAQQIEQLLNKYNEYGQFNGSALVSENGKVIFKKGFGSANMEWNIPNQTDTKFRLGSISKQFTALLIVKLAEEGKIKLDVPITTYLPDYPKENGDKITIHHLLTHTSGIPNYTNAPNFLRDKAKNPYTPEAFVKTFSSLPLEFAPGEKFNYSNSGYFLLGYIVEKITGKTYEQNLQETIFTPLKMVNSGYDHSEVIIKNRAAGYEKEGKKIVNASYIDMSIPYAAGSLYSTVEDLYLWDQALYTNKLLSEKSMESLFKPYIKAWNGFYGYGWSTYEVPNGNDKLTVVEHGGGINGFNTIISRIPKDKNLVVLLNNTGGTVLGEMNTAIRNILYNQPFNQPKKSLALDLLDVYTEKGATAGTETYKKLKTDPTYAIKEGDMNRVGYQLLQTGKKKEAIEVFKINVDTFPKSGNAYDSLGEAYLANGDKKLAMVNYKKSVELDPTNEGGKKVLEELSKK from the coding sequence ATGAAAAAATCAATCAAACTTGTTGCACTTTTTGTTGCTTTTCAATTTTCATCCTTTAGCACATTTGCTCAAGATAAAGCACAACAAATTGAACAGCTTTTAAACAAATACAACGAATACGGACAATTTAATGGTTCTGCTTTAGTATCCGAAAATGGAAAAGTAATTTTCAAAAAAGGTTTCGGTTCTGCCAATATGGAATGGAATATCCCGAACCAGACGGATACTAAATTCAGATTGGGTTCTATCAGCAAACAGTTTACAGCACTTTTAATTGTAAAATTGGCTGAGGAAGGAAAAATAAAACTGGATGTCCCTATTACTACTTATCTTCCAGATTATCCAAAAGAAAATGGCGATAAAATCACGATTCACCATTTATTGACGCATACATCTGGAATTCCAAATTATACTAACGCGCCAAATTTCCTTAGAGATAAAGCAAAAAATCCTTATACTCCAGAAGCTTTTGTAAAAACTTTTTCTAGTCTGCCACTTGAATTCGCTCCAGGTGAAAAGTTTAATTACAGCAATTCAGGTTATTTTCTATTAGGTTACATTGTCGAAAAAATTACAGGCAAAACGTATGAGCAAAATTTACAAGAAACGATTTTCACACCTTTAAAAATGGTAAATTCAGGTTATGACCATAGTGAAGTTATTATAAAAAATAGAGCTGCCGGTTACGAAAAAGAAGGCAAAAAAATTGTCAATGCTTCGTACATTGACATGAGTATTCCGTATGCTGCAGGATCTTTGTATTCTACTGTAGAAGATTTGTATTTATGGGATCAGGCTCTTTATACCAATAAATTGCTTTCTGAAAAATCAATGGAATCTTTATTCAAACCTTACATCAAAGCTTGGAATGGTTTCTACGGATACGGATGGTCAACTTATGAAGTGCCAAACGGAAACGATAAATTGACTGTTGTTGAGCACGGAGGTGGAATCAACGGATTTAATACCATTATTTCGCGTATTCCTAAAGATAAAAATCTTGTTGTTTTATTGAATAATACTGGCGGAACTGTTTTAGGCGAAATGAATACTGCAATTCGCAATATTTTATACAATCAGCCATTTAATCAGCCGAAAAAATCTCTGGCTCTTGATTTATTAGATGTTTATACTGAAAAAGGTGCAACAGCAGGAACAGAAACTTACAAAAAGCTAAAAACCGATCCAACTTATGCGATTAAAGAAGGCGATATGAACCGAGTTGGATATCAATTATTGCAAACTGGAAAAAAGAAAGAAGCCATTGAAGTTTTCAAAATCAATGTTGATACTTTTCCAAAATCTGGAAATGCTTATGATAGTTTAGGCGAAGCTTATTTGGCTAATGGAGATAAAAAACTAGCAATGGTTAACTACAAGAAATCTGTTGAATTGGATCCTACAAATGAAGGCGGAAAAAAGGTTTTGGAAGAACTTTCTAAAAAATAA